In the genome of Mangifera indica cultivar Alphonso unplaced genomic scaffold, CATAS_Mindica_2.1 Un_0161, whole genome shotgun sequence, the window TTAAGGGTGGATTCTTGGGGGTCGAGTCTAAACATCCTTTggtttaagtttggtttaaaatagaaaagatttggtttagtttgattgaaacttgtcaaataaaaattaagtttagttcaaattctgtttggataaaaatagttcaattcggtttcattcacatttaactcgaattaatgatttgaattcataatttgattcaatttgaatatataacctcaaatttataatttgaattcgtgATTTATTAATACAATGGTGTTATTTTTGTATGGCTTtgctaaaattttattactctCAGTAATATTTCATAGGGGTTAGGTGAgattaactttattttaacaatGGTTTGGTGAGATTaactttaatttcataattcataAGGGTTAGTTGAGtttaattaactttaatattttaattaaactattaCATAAATCCCAAAACCATCCATTTATCTttctttaaaaacttaattttcacTCACTTCgctattattttatgttaaaacatGATTACTAGGATAATAatgttcttattattttatgttaggCATTGTGTTCACCTACTCATGGCTCATCTTGCTCTTATAATCTTTTGCAATTCATGCAGTAAAAAACTTAACtagttaattgaatttaaatctcATCGTATTGTGAAATAAACttagtgaataatattttatatataaataaatcatactaATTTATCTAAACAAATTgacataacaatatattattacatgatAAGATAATTATGTTTCCTCTGTAATTTCAAGATTAGACTATAAGAGATTTTCTGTTCAATCTGATTGTGACAAAATTCACCACATTCACTTGATCAAGAAAAGGATAGGTTGTATTGGTTGTCATTGCAGAATAGAGAAATATACGATAAACTTGATACTAAGTAGAAAGAAGTTGTATTTTAAACCAGAGAAAATCTCATGTATTCTAATCTTGAAATTATAGAGGAAACATATAtcgtatatatatacaaacaattgATAACTACAACAGATATagtatctcatatttaaaaaactgaTTATGTGATTTCCCTTATTTTAGGAAGATTGTTGTCTTCCTCACTGTTcggaaaattgaaaattgcaGTTCACAATTCACTCTACTGCAATCTGTTCCAGTAGTTCGACATCATTTAAGCCAGTCCAAGATTCTACCAAAAGCCCTTCCAATACACCAACAAGATAACCTTTATCAAGACAGTCTGCCACAAATGAATCTGATCATCAAGTAATCTTGCAATATCAAAATCCATCGCATGAAGTGCCAGCTCAAGCTACCCACAACAATTACAGTCACCAATCTAACTTAAGTCCATTCACAATGATAATTCTGGTTTGTTGCGAAGCCAAGACaagtcttcttcttcaacttcaaccACAACGACATCCTCTCAAGTTCCTTATTTGTCAAGCCAGATCCCTCTCAAGTCCATGAAAATGTTGGAACCACATATTCGTTACTTTTTGCTGCAGTTGCATCATCTTCTGAAATAGCTTCACTTGCAGGTTTTGTTGTGCCCCAAGTTGTAGACAATACATCTGTCGCTACATCAGTTCATCACATCACAACTCGTAGTAAAGCTGGCATTCACAAGCCAAACCCAAAGTATGCTCTAGTTGTCTTTTACAACATTCTAGCAGTTCCTTCATCCGTTTCTGCTGCTATTCATCATCCTGGGTGGTTAGCAACCATGGAAGCTGAAATGTCTACTCTATATCGAAACAACACGTGGCGACTTGTTCCACATACCTCAAAAATGCATGTTGTAAGTTGTCGTTGGGCATTCAAAGCAAAGCTAGCTGCAGACGATTCTCTTGATTGACTTAAAGCTTGTTTGGTTGCAAAAGTTTTTCATCAGAAAGAAGGAATTGATTTCTTGGATACTTTTAGTCCGATGGTTCAACCAACAACCATTTGCATTGTCCTTTTGTTGCAACCATTCGTCACTAGCCTATCTTACAATTTGACATCAATAATGCATTTCTTCACCAGCGTCTCAATCAACCAGTGTATATGGAACAACCGCCCAGCTTTGAGAGTGTAATTGAACCCAATCTATCTGTGAGCTTCATTGAGCtttatatggattgaaacaagcacCCCGAGCTTGGTTTGATTGCTTTAGCGAGTTCTTATTGGATTTTGGGTTTGCTTGCAGTTCACATGATTCAtccttattatttattagagGTCTTCAGAGACTATTTAGCTACTTCTCTATGTCGATGATATACTTATAACAGGTAACTCACAATCTCTCTTAGATCAATTTACAAGATTGATGGGTGAAACCTTTCCGATGAAATCTTTGGGAAACATACATTATTTTCTTGGCATAGAGATCACTAGTCATCCTGCTTGTCgttttctttcacaaaattaGTATGCTATTAACTTGCTTCAATGAGCTAATATGGCTAATTGTCGATCCATATCTACTTCTGTAGTGGTGAAACCTCTCTCTCTAAAGAATGGTGGCTCTTCTTTTGCATGTCTTGCCACTTTTCGTAGTATTGTTAGTGCTTTTCAATATCTCATGCTGACACGTCCTGACTTGTCGTATCCAGTAAATTGTTTGTGTCAGTCCATGCATTCTCCAACAATACAGGATTACCATAGTATGAAGAGGTTACTTTGATATATACATGGCACAGTTGACATGGGACTGTTATTCATTCAAACAACTTAATAGATCTATATGGTTTCAGTGATTCTGATTGGGCAGGATGCAAGAGTACTCGTTGGTTGACATctggtttttgtttctttcttggAGCCAATTGTATCTCATGAAGTGGAAAAAGACAAACTATTATTGCGCGCTCGTCAATTGAAGCTGAATATCAAGCATTGGCAGTAGCTGCTACTGAATCTACTTGGATTTGTTCAATTTTGAAAGATCTTAACATTTTTAAACCCAAGCCTACATCACTCTTTTGTGATAACCTCTCTGCTCTTCACATAACTACTAATCCAGTTTTGTATAGGAGAACAAAGCATGTTGAAGGAGACTATCACTTCGTGAGGACTAAGCCACTTTCACGACCAATGTTTTTGTTACTACACAACAAACTTGGTCTGATCGCCTCAAGTTTAAAAGGGAATGTTGAAAGAcctattcaaactaaattcaaacgcCAAGAAGAAGTCATAGATAACAATCTTCCTAAAATAAGGGAAATCACATAACcacttttttaaatatgagatactACATCTATTCTAGCGATcaattgtttgtatatatatacaatgtATGTTTCCTCTGTAATTTGAAGATTGGAATACATAAGATTTTCTCTTGTTTGAAATACAACTTTTTTCCTGTGTTTTCTTCTAGTAGTTGTTAATGGCCTCCAAGTATGGTCATTTTTTGCCTCCCTCACACCCATACACTGCTAAGGAGGTGGCTGAATTGTTTGGCAGAGATATCATTAAGCTTCACGAGAACCCTAGATTGATTGTTTCAACAAAGACTACCTGTTTATGAGTTAGTTTTGGGGGGAATTGTTTTGCTCAGTGGGGACCACTCTGAAATTTAGTAGTGTTTACTATCCCAAATCAAATGATCAGACTGAGGTGGTCGAGTATTGGTATAATACCATCTTCTAGAGCTTCATTGGAATGACCCTATTCAAGGCTCTATATGAGTGAGAACTGCTTACTCTGCTACGCTAGGGTTCAGAATGGTCTAAGATTGATGACGTTGATGTCTACCTTCAACAGCGCAACACTATTTTTAACAGAATTAAAAGATCAACTCAATTGAGAGTGTATGAAAAGGCAAGCAGACTTAAAGTGGTGGGAAATTCACATTAATATTGGGGataaagtgtttttaaaacttaccaAATGAGAAATTAAGCCCGCGTTTCTATGGACCTTTTGAGATAATCGAGATGGTTGTTTATCACCTTTCCTTGCCTCCTCAAAGTAAAATTCACTTTGTCTTCCATGTTTCCCAACTCAAGAAAGTCATTGGGCCTACCATTCAGCCACAACCTCTTCCTATTTGCTTATCTGAGGACATGGAGTTACATTTGGAATCGGAGTTCCTCTTGGGTACTCGCGATAGTATATGTTCACagatccaaaaataaaattgtgaacAGCCCAAAGGAGCTTGCAGGTGTTGGAAACGAAAGCCAAATGCAGAGGGGCAGCTTGGGAAATCTGAGTTCGGAGACTATTAATGCAGAATCATATCAttgattgagagaatattatcATTGATTGAGAACATATTTTAACTGTGATTTGttacttaaataattatgatgttttatttaaattccttCCGGAGGGAGGAGAAAGGACTATGAATGCTATGTTGATTTCTTTTGGTTGATAGTGGAATATACATTCTGCACTTAGTTTTCATCAATTAATTGTGCCTTGCTTGCACTATTTCACCCAAATTTACTTGCTGTCTCACGGGAAACTGTTGTGGCAACGGTGTTGAGTGATTGAGGTGCACTTGTATTGTGAGAGAGCTCAGCCTGGGACCATTCTGAAGGAGCTGCTGCGCACGCTGGGCCATCAGATTGGAGGTTGCTTGCCACCATTAACGGGTACGTTTCACTCACCCTTACGGATCAAGTGCCCACTACAATcaaccaaaattaacaaaataaaaataaataaataaatttaaaatcagcaAATTCAACTTGAGAAGAATATTTCTGATTCTAGAACGCATTGAAGAGGGGTCGATTgagtttttgttaatattttgtgATTGAATTTGTTTGCTTTTTTGAGACAAATGGAGTCacatttgtttataaaatagcTATGAACAATACCATATGTACCCACTTTCggtatatatattgatatacaCTTATGTGTATCATcgtatgattagatgttatttaaTGAATAAGTGGCAAATTATGAGACACTCAATGGTAATCAGTATATTTCTCAACAAGCAttgatgtttatataaattagctaaattttcagaaatttcaTTACAAACATGAAATTAAGGTGGTCAAAAGCAAGAGATCCGACCTACTTGTTTAATTAAAGAAGGTTATACTCTTAAAATTGCACAATACAGCAATGAGATTAATAGTTTTTGATTGGAAGTCAAACGATGAGTAGGGGCACATGAAACAACAagccaaattaataaattcaaacgGGTACCAGGCTGTGCGTAATTTGATCATGATTATTAATCGTCTTCTCCTTGAAAGCAAAACACAACAGCAAGAAGGGCAAAGACTAGGGGGAAAAGCGATAGGCTGTAACTGTCCTTCAATCTTGCAACAGCTAgaatatattgaataaataaagtAACTAATTGGAGCACAGAGAAGGCAACCTCCACCTACGCAAGTTCCCTCTCAGCTCTTTGTTTATATGCTGCAGTGTTTCTTTTCCTGATAAAAGCATATATGGTTATAATAAAACCAAAGGCTGACAAGACAAATGcagcaagaagaaaattctttttgctttttccatATACATCCAACACCACTGATCTTCGCTCCATGACAAGGAAAAACACAGAAAGATGCCTCCAACCCTGTGATTCAGATTCAGACCTCCAACCCTGTGATTCAGATTCAGACCTCAAACCCTGTGATTCAGACTCAGGCATTCAACCCTGTGATTCAGATTCAGAGATTAAGGTTACATATAACATATACAGCAACAAAACCATATATAATTAAGAGCATCTTAATTTCTCAATTCATTAATCAATGAAATTACTAAATTTCTCATAATTAACCAGTTGCTTCCTCCAGTAATTGGTATATCCCAATCATCAAACACTCCAATTTCTAAGAAAGAGTAAGATGAATATGATAAAACTGAATGTATTTCAATTGCCCGGGATTGAAAGGGCTagttaaaaaccaaaaagacaaagaaaataatataaaatgaaaataactaaactTTCATTCACCATTACCACAAGAGGGGGGCAGAGAATATGGCAATTAATATTCATTTGGCCGaaggactttttcccacccaaagtatactTCATTCCCAAGTTTTCAccccttaactttaaaaatctcatttatccacttataaactattaaagttaacagaactctaatcccttaaaattttatcttattcccccacaaattttaaaaactaatattttctctcctaagtcaagttttaaataatcacatttccccccctagggtttagtttcaatatctgACCACTCTCTTCAATGCCATTGTCGATCGTCTCTACCTCCCGACGGTTTCCCTTTCTCCAACAGTTTTCCTAAACAAGACCCCAACCCCTCTGGTGTCATATGatgtcgtctgggaagacgagacgactcatTTTCCTTTGGGAAGACAAGATCAACAATTGATCTCCTCTttgtcatctgggaagacaattcATCTTCGCAGACGACTTTGCACTAGGCCAGAGATGTTGGGGTCTCATTGAGGCAAACCGTCGGAAGAAAGGGAATCGTGGGAAGGGAGAGACGGCCTATGATGATGCCGAAGAGAGTAACtggatattgaaactaaaccctagtgggtgaaaatatgatttttttaaacttggtttaaaggagaaaatgttagttttttaaattttttggggggggggggggggggaataagataaaattttagtttatttttaatattatatttaaataacaattttgtccttaaaattaataaacttaatagcccatgggtaggtaaatgaaattttcaaagttaaagagtgAAAGCTTGGGAATGgaatatactttgggtgggagtAAGCCCTTTGGCCTATTCATTTTAGAGAAGTTGTgccatatatattttctatcttCTGATACTACTAGAAGAAATTCATTTTGAAAGAAGTTGTGCTATGTATTCCCACTTTCGCCAAACATCATTAACCAAGTAAGAAGCTTCAAAACAACATGGGCAACAGTTGTTTAGCCTATATCAATAATGTGTGTGATCCGTATTATCCATATATCATTTGACCCAatacatgataatttttttaacattttatgtgTTATACCAACAAGTTTATATTTAGGAGTCGCATATTGCAATCTCTTCCTAATATCTTCAACGATTTCCTCCATAAGTGGGGACTTGGGCctatcaataataacaaaaggAATCAGAAGTGAGTATTAAGTAGATCACAAAGAGACAAAGACAGCATAATTCTTATTCCAATAGGCACGAAAACATTTcctaataaattctattttcaACGTTGTTGACCAAAAGTTATTACAGCCTCGACATGTCATATCTTTAACAATACAATAAACAGCTGCAAGTATTCCTTACCCCAATGATCAACTAGAAGCAATAgtctttcaatttaataaatttaactctaaaatattaaattgcCCAACCTAATCAAGATATTGGAAGAGCAGCAGAGTCAAGGTATAATTCCACTGAAAAAGAATCTGATACTAGATCTTTTCCGAAGAACAAGAATCTGGGTAATGAGGATGTGACACTATCTTATTCGCAAGAGGCTGCAAATAATAATCCTGGGCCTGTGACTGGCCCAGCTCGAATAAATGATGTATTCTGGGAACAATTCCTTACTGAAAGACCTGGTTCTTCAGATAATGAAGAGGCAAGTTCTTGTTATAGGGCAAATCCACAGGAAGAGCAAGAAGATAGAAGGCCGGGCCAAGGAATATCCAGAAATACTAAGAATATAGAACAGCTTACTCTTTGAGCACCGAAGTCAATAAACCCTGTGGAAGTTTGCAAAAGGTTATTCTAGTTATTTTCACCAATTTTTGGCAAGACATATGATTAATCTGACATAGAACATCTGTTTTCTAAAAGAGCTTATCAAATGCATATGGTTTCTTGTGGAT includes:
- the LOC123208218 gene encoding heat stress transcription factor A-5-like, whose amino-acid sequence is IAQPNQDIGRAAESRYNSTEKESDTRSFPKNKNLGNEDVTLSYSQEAANNNPGPVTGPARINDVFWEQFLTERPGSSDNEEASSCYRANPQEEQEDRRPGQGISRNTKNIEQLTL